Proteins encoded together in one Stutzerimonas stutzeri window:
- the ptsN gene encoding PTS IIA-like nitrogen regulatory protein PtsN has translation MIRLENILTPGRSLVNVPGGSKKRVLEQIAKVIAQDLSDLDSQTIFESLIAREKLGSTGFGNGIAIPHCRMVGCNAPVSAVLRLETPVDFDAIDGAPVDLLFVLLVPEAATDEHLELLRQIASMLDREEVRQRLREAPSNDSLYQVVVDVQNGG, from the coding sequence ATGATCCGACTCGAAAACATCCTGACCCCCGGACGTTCCCTGGTGAACGTCCCGGGCGGTAGCAAGAAGCGCGTCCTGGAGCAGATCGCCAAGGTGATCGCCCAGGACCTTTCCGACCTCGACTCCCAGACCATCTTCGAAAGCCTGATCGCCCGTGAAAAGCTGGGCTCGACCGGCTTCGGCAATGGCATCGCCATTCCGCACTGCCGCATGGTCGGCTGCAATGCCCCCGTGAGTGCCGTGCTGCGCCTGGAAACGCCGGTGGACTTCGACGCCATCGATGGCGCCCCGGTCGATCTGCTGTTCGTGCTGCTGGTCCCGGAGGCGGCCACCGACGAGCACCTCGAGTTGCTGCGCCAGATCGCCAGCATGCTCGACCGTGAAGAGGTACGGCAACGTCTGCGCGAGGCACCCAGCAACGACAGCCTGTACCAGGTCGTCGTGGATGTGCAGAACGGTGGCTAG
- the hpf gene encoding ribosome hibernation-promoting factor, HPF/YfiA family — MQVNISGVHLEVTDALRDYIEEKFDRLARHFDRIISVQVVLQVEKLKQKAEATLHVAGREVVGNAEHEDMYAAVDLLVDKLDRQLIKHKEKQLDHTQGAVTR; from the coding sequence ATGCAAGTCAACATCAGCGGTGTTCATCTGGAAGTTACCGATGCCCTGCGTGACTACATCGAGGAGAAATTCGACCGACTGGCCCGTCATTTCGACCGCATCATCAGCGTCCAAGTGGTCCTGCAGGTCGAGAAACTCAAGCAGAAAGCCGAAGCCACCCTGCACGTCGCCGGTCGCGAAGTGGTGGGCAATGCCGAACACGAAGACATGTACGCTGCCGTGGACCTGCTGGTCGACAAGCTCGACCGTCAGCTGATCAAGCACAAGGAGAAGCAGCTCGACCACACCCAGGGTGCCGTCACCCGCTGA